A single region of the Palaemon carinicauda isolate YSFRI2023 chromosome 17, ASM3689809v2, whole genome shotgun sequence genome encodes:
- the LOC137656194 gene encoding uncharacterized protein, with the protein MVNPLKLYYQVPLNPKDIPRYTITTPFDTFNFNYSCFGLRNGEATFQYLMNGILWATLLCMLRGQQRGAPLSPTYCARSPTTEWLCCLVRQVYLGANEVLFSGHRISPEVVYTFPRKVAAVQNFSTLSTFKALQELFGNEQLLSPFPAIHCRHSCPLYSSLNGKPKDQK; encoded by the coding sequence ATGGTCAACCCCCTGAAgttgtattatcaggtgcccttgaacccaaaagacatcccaagGTACACCATCACCACGCCCTTTGATACATttaacttcaattactcctgttttggccttcgtaatggtgaggccacttttcaatacctcatgaatggcatcttatgggctacccttctgtgtatgttacgtggacaacagaGAGGTGCACCTCTGTCACCTACATATTGTGCTCGatcacctacaacagaatggctttGTTGtctggtgcgacaagtgtaccttggtgccaacgaagtattgttctcaGGGCACCGCATCAGTCCAGAAGTAGTCTACACTTTCCCTaggaaggtagcagctgttcagaacttctccacgctttcgaccttcaaagcactgcaagaattatttGGGAATgaacaactattatcaccgtttcctgccatccattgccgccactcttgtcccctctactcctccctcaatGGTAAACCAAAAGATCAGAAGTGA